A region of the Leptospiraceae bacterium genome:
GAATAATCCGGTAGAGCAGGTAAAAAAGGATATTGATATTTCTTTAAACACCCTTGAAAAGAAATTGGGTTTGGAAAAGACAGGTAAGAACGTAAAACAAAGATTATTATCTATTGGTAAACAAATTTTACTTCGTTTCGAAAACGATTTTGGAATCCAGGTTTCAGAAACACAGGATTTTGATTACAGGATAGGAAGAGTACGTCACCATATCCTGGATTATGTAGCCGAGAAAACCGGGATTCATAAATGGGATAAAACAGCCAATGCAATTGAAAAATTACGAAGACTTCTTTCTACTTTTGAAATGGTAAGTGTCGGAATTCCGGATCCGAAAAATGAACTTCCTTCTAAAGAGCTGGCGAATTGGGGAAGGAAAATTTGTGAAAGGATTTATGACTTTATATCTATCCAAACTCCTTACATTACCGAACTGGCTTCAGCCGAAAGGGTTTATGAATGGATTTATCGTTTTGAATCGGAGGTTTTAGGCTATAGCTATAAACGACCTCATAATGCTCATATTTCTTTTGCAAAACCGTATAACATTAAGGATTTATACCCCTCCTACAGAAAAAATAAAAAACAATCAGTTGAGGATTTATTACATAATTTAAAGTCTGACCTTCATACACTCATGAAAAAGGAAATAGAGAAATCTCCTCCAATATTTGAGGATTCACATATATTTTGAAATTCTAAGATTTCTTGTTTCTTCATCTTGAATATAGAATTGTAAAAGGATGCAATCAGGTGGAAGGTAGTCTCTGGCTATCTGCCACCATTCAATAAGGGAGATTCCTTTTTTCCCCCAAATTTCTTCAAACCCGAGCTCTTCCAGGTCAGAACTATGTTTCAAACGAAAAAGATCGAAATGGTAGATAGCCATTTTCTCTTTTGTCAGATATTCATTAACCAGAGTAAATGTAGGAGAATTTACAAGAAGTGTGTCATCAAAGCTATGAACAAAAGCCGAAACAAAAGTAGTTTTCCCTGCCCCCATTTCACCTTCTAAGAGAAGAATGGGAAATGGATTCTGACTCTTTTCCAGTTCCCTTTTTAAAAAGAAAAGGGGCCTGTGAAGTTCTTGGAGCGTATATTGAAATTCTACCGGTTTCATACCGGCATGAAAAGAAGATTCACTTCTTCTGCATCGAGTGAATATTTGGAGAAACAAAATTCACAACTTAGCTCTACCTTACCCTGTTCTTGTAGAATAGAAAGTGCTTCTTCTTTTCCCAAAGATTTTACAACAACACGGGTTTTTTCAATGCCACAGGTGCAAACTCTTATAGGATGACCTGTTTCTAACTCTTTTAACCCAAAACCGAGTTTTTCTTCAATATGTTTTTTACTTTCCTCTAGGTGTTTATTTAGAAAAACTTCGTCCATCGATTCTCTTAGAATCTGTATGGCATTATGTAGGGCCTGTTTATTTTCCGTACTGGCTTCAGGAAGTGCCTGGAATATAATTCCGCAGGCGTAAGGTCTTTTCTCTTTATTATTTAAATAAATGGATAAGTATGAACTTACCTGTTCTGATGAATAAATATATGAGTGAAGATTGTCTTCAAAGCTTTCTTCTCCCATTTCTGTGAGAGATTGGTGGATTAATTTAGGGCCTATCCAGCGGCTAATTCTAAAAACTCCCGAACCTATACCAAGGGTTTTATCGTCTATCTTCCCTACTACTTTCGGATTTTTTACCAGCCCTCTGAGTTCACCTTTTCTACTGGAATAAGCTAATACACGTTCGATTTCTCCCCGTCCTTCCAACTGAATACTGACGGTTGTTTCATCTTTCACAAGACCTGAGATAAAGAAAGAACCCAAAATCGCTTTGGCCAGCAAATCGGCAGAGCTATTTTCTGCTTTTTGCAGATTTAAAATTTCAGTGATAGTAAAGCTACAATCTGTAAGTAAGTATCGAAAAGATAGATCGGGAATAAGTCCGATGCTATACCTGTCTCTATTTTCTTTTGGAGTTTCCATGGAATTCTAATTGACGTATGAAATGAAGTGCATTTTTGTTCAAGTAGTTATTATGAGAAAAGAAGAAGTTATAGAATTAAATCAATATTTACACAGAATTGGGGAAGAAATTAAAAACAAACCCAGTACATTATTTGTGGATAACCTTCACAGTGCTTATCTTGAGTTTGAAGAGGAGTATGTTTTGCCTTCTCAATCATTAAGTGGCATTGAGTATTCTCAGGCAAAACGATACATTGAAACTATTTCTGAGTTTATTCCGGAAGCGGTACGATTTTGCTCTGTTTTACCGGAACCAAAGCCCAGACGGGATATTGGGAAACTTTTTCTGGTTCGAGATTTCATTTTCAATAACAATTTATATTTATATATTCTAAAATTAGAAGCCACTCATTTGGGAGGCATTTTTAACGATAAAATAGTAGTCCCTGCTTATCAGGGGAGTTCCGTTTCAGTTCGAACCAAGCGTATCTATTTTTCGATTCGTGTTATCCGGATTGAGTCTCTAGTAAAAGAAAATGAATTTGTCCTGGATTTTAATGCTGCCTTTATTTCTCCTCAGGATTTATCTATTGATAAGGGACAGTCTTATAATATATCCCAAAAAGTAAGAGTGGAACTCTTCGATGATGTGGACTATAGTGGTTTATTAGATCCGATTAAAGAAAAACAGGGAATAAAAGCAATCTGGAAACCGGGTAAAATCTATGATCCAATTTCGATAGAATATAGAAGTTTAGCTTTTAATTTTTTAGAAAGCTCTTATAAAGAAATATATAATAGGTTTTCCGGTTTTTTATCCGTTTATGATAATATTCTTTTTGGTCGTGAGGACAAAAATGATGAACACGATAGCTACCTCGCTTATTTAAGTAGTATTCAAACAGAAAGAACTTTATCTCCTTCCGGAAATCTTTTATGGAAAGTTTACCGTAGATAAATTTGCATAGGATGTGTGTATAAATGGACGATGTAACTCGCGCTGGAATACTTTTAGAGAAATTATATGCAAAGATGAAACCTGATATGGATCTATTCTGGTCTTCATATGGTTCGTACGAAGAGCTTATGGAAACTTTAGATGAATATAAGCAAGCTTTGAAAAACAAAGATCTATCAAAGCTCTCTGAACTAAAGTTTTTATTTCTTGCTACCGGAGACTTGCAAGAAATAGCCCTCAGCAATGGATGGGGAGATGAATTCTTAAAACTTGCTTCTGAATTTGATTCTTTGAACCTTTAGGTTTACTAAGAACATAGGATTCTTTCCAGATAATAAATTTTTTTTCCTTCTCCCCGTTTTTCTTCTTCAAATCGAGATTTAGGAATATTATCTCTTTGAAAAGTATATTCATTTTCAAAAGTAAAATCTTTTATTTTTCGAAATAAGCGGATGCTGGCTCTTGCATATCCACCATGATCTGTTGCAAAATAAAAAGAACCCTTTTCTTGTAAAAGATAACGAAGTTTGTCTACAAACTCTTCATTTAAAGTTCTATGCTTGAAATGTTTTTTCTTGGGCCAGGGATCCGGAAAATTTAGAATAACTGAACGAAATTGTCTGGGTTCAAGCAGTTCTACTAAGAACCAGTTAAAATTCAGGGGAATAAAACGAATATTACTAAGTTTATATTTTTCTATCATTCTTAAAGTGGATTTCACTCTCCCTAAATTTTTCTCCATTAATATATAGCCGGTATCGGGATTTTTTAGTGCTAATTCAATAGCTACTTCTCCCCAGCCGGAACCCAACTCTAAAACAAATTGCTTGATATTTTCCGGAAAAAAGTCCTTACAAATAATCCCGGAGTTTCTTTTTACCGGTATAAAATACTTCGATGGAAAGCTATATTGCGAGGCTATTTTCCAGAGTTTTTCACGGATTTCTTCATTCATATATTTCCCTTATTGGTATATATTGTACAGAGTGTATTAATTTTACAATTTAAACAAATAGATTTGCTATAACTAAATTGACAGTAACGGGTGATTCCGAGTCGAGTCAGAGCGAAATCGTATAAAAGAGGGTCTTCTGCATTTATTTTGCAAAAGTTAGCTGTAATTTCTTTTGCTAATGTATAGTCTACTGTTTTTCTTGTAGAGAAGCCGAGCAAGCGTGCAATTCTTTGTATATGAATATCTACAGGATAAATCAGGTTTGCAGATTTTATTTTTCTATAGATTCCCATATCCGGAAAGGAATTTCTAACCATCCAGCGCAAAAACATATAATAACGTTTATTAGATGCCGTTACTTTACCTTTTCCTAATAGAAAACTCAAACCGTAACTGAGATTTTTGCTTTCTAATTTTTTAGCTTCTTCACTGAGGATTTTTTGAAAAGAGTATATGCCCGATTGTAGAGTCTGTGAATTAAGGAAATATTTTTCAAAGGTTCCGTATTTAAAAAATAGAATTTGGATGAGTCTTAAGAATAATTCTATATCCTTTGATGTTTGAAAGCGATAAGAGGGAAGTTTTTTATGAATTGTATTAGATAAACCTTCCTTCAAAAAGAGTAGAGGTTGTCCTTCCATCAGGGTGAATAATTTATTCAAAAAAGATCTGATAGCCTTTACATTTCCGTAAGAGAAAAGCGCAGAGATAAAACCCACTACTTCTCTTTCTTTGGCATTGCTATAACGAAGAGGAAACTCTATAGGATCAGTAGAAAGGAATTCTTCTTTATTATAGTTTAAAGCGAGAGAGTCAAGAACTTTTCTAAGATATATTTTATTCATCTAATGTATGAAAGTAACAATTCTATCCTTATTCTTTCTTCTTTTTAGAAAGATGCTCATCAGGGTCATTCATACCCGGAAAAAATATCATACTGTGGTCTTTGCAGATTTCCGGTTCAGTTCCTTTAATATAAAATTCATAATAAGATTTTTGACATTTTGAACCAAATTGCTTTCCGGAAAACTTACAAATTTTTTTCTTCACAATATTCAAATTGCCTCCAAAAGAAAATTTTCCTCTCTTTTCTCCTTCAAGGGCTTTTTTCATATAACGTCCCCAAACCGGTGCTGTAATGATCCCACCTGCCATCCCCTTTCCTAAAGACATAGTGCCGAGATCATAACCCATCCAGAGAGAGCTTACAAGTTCCGGTGTATACCCTACAAACCAGGCATCCCGGAAATTATTGGTCGTGCCGGTCTTTCCAACAACCGAACCGCCAAGACCGGAATGTTTTACAGCTGTTCCCGTTCCCCTTGTAATGACTCCTTTCATCATAGAAGTAATGATATAGCTGGCCTCAGGAGAAATGATTTGTTTTCGTTCTTTTTGTAAATTTTCAGTTTCATAATCTTTAATCAGTGCTCCTTTGGAATCTGTTATCTTTAAAATACAGATTGGATGTACTTCTTTTCCACCTGAAGCAAACACTGCATAGGCCCTGGCAATTTCAAGAGGAGTAACTTCAAATGTTCCAAGAGCAACCGAAATGTTGCGAGGAATTTCTCTGTCCTGAATTCCTAATAAAGCATAAAGAGTAGGAAGGACCTTTGAAAGCCCAACCTGATCTAAAACGCGCAGGGCGACCATATTACGGGAGGTTTCTAAGGCAGAGCGAAGCCGAATAAAACCTGCATAGCTCTCGCTATAGTTAGAAGGTTCCCACTCATCTCCATCCTCAGAGAGGTAATTCATTGGAGAATCTAAAAAAAGAGTAGAAGCTGTAACTTTTTCTTCCTCATCCGGATGCTTGCCGAAGTAATCTATTGCAGAGGCATAAACAAGAGGTTTGAAGGAAGAGCCGGGTTGACGGTATGCTTGAAAAGGACGTATCTGCTGATTATCCGAACGAAAACCGGAACCTCCTATGATAGCAGTTATATGTCCTGACTTAGGGCGGAGGCTAATAAGAGCACCTTCGACTTCCATCAGATGCTCCTGTAAGTCCTGTTCATTATAGCTCATCTCCAGAGCTCTTGCCACATTGTTTGAGCCATTTAAATAATTCAAAACAGAAATTTCATCCCGGATGGAACTTTGAAATACTTTCTGAAAGCGTCTTTCTGAACGCTTCATTTGAAATTTATAAGGATTCAAATCATTAACTAAAGAAATGAGATCAATCGCATTCCCGTAGTTCTCATCAAATATTTCTTTTTCAGTAAAGATTCTCACGGCAGAAACCTTATTTTGTCGAACAAGAGCATTGAATACTTCTTCTTCTGCTGCTGCCTGATGTTGCACTTCTATAGAAGTATATATTTTATAACCACCTGTATATAAGTTTTTACTAATTTCCCTATCCTGCATTAATAAACGTCTTACATATTCGGTAACGTATGGGTGTCGGTTTAATCTATCTGAAAAGGCTGAATCATTCGGTGAACGGTTTAGAGTTTTATAATAAATCGAAAAACTATTAAACTCCCGGACAGCAGTAGATACATCCATTCTACCGGTTTCGATTAGTTTCATGAATACGACACGAACTTTCCTACTGGATTCATTTGGGTTTACCAGGGGACTAAACTGTCTGGGTCTTGTGGTTAAACTTGAAATTAAAGCTGCTTCCCCCCAGCTTAGTTCATTAACATTTTTTCTGAAATAAAATCTGGCCGCAGCTCCGCTTCCGAGAGTTCCATGTCCGAGAGGAATTTCATTTAGATACATTTCGAGTATTGTATCTTTATCATATTCTAATTCCATTAAAAAGGCCAACCAGGCTTCTCTGGCCTTTCGTGAAAAAGAGCGCTCTGTACTTAAAAACTTTAAGCGGGCTACCTGTTGGGTAATCGTGGAAGCTCCTTCTTTAATCCTTCCGGCAAGAATGTTTACAGCCATGGCACGAATAATTCCGCGAAGGTCTATTCCGAAATGCGAATAAAAATTATTATCCTCTGTTGATAGAAAGCATTGGATAACTTTATTCCGCTTGTCCGGGAATGAGTGAGTTTCTTGTTTTAAGTTCGCCACCTTTACAACTTTTCTAGAAAACTTATAGTATTCTGCAATGGGAACGCTTTCTCCTTTTTTCCCGATACCATAAACGATTGAGGGTCTTTCATAGTTACGGGCCTCTTTTACTTTTTGAAAGTCCCCTGGCATACTTAAGAGAAGACAAAAAGTTAGTAGAGAAAGAGAAGCCAGACCGAAGGAAAGTTTCAGTAATTCAAACTTTCCATTTAAGAGAGGGAGAACTAAAAAGTGATAGATGCGAAACAATACAACCTTCCTTATAAGGGAGAAAATTCTTTCATTTCCTGTATGCCCTGGTAGCGCAGACCGGTATCCAGGTTATAGCCTGCGTATTCATCGAGGATGCTTTCTTTTCTTACATCCCCTTTTAGATAATTCCAGGCGAGAATAATGAGTTCTTTTGCCGATTCTGCAGCTTTGTTTACCAGGTTAATAAAGGTATCATTTTTCACAATACTCTTATCGGCAGGATAGGTCCATCTACGTCTTTCTTCATTCATAAGTCTTGGATCTATATTTTCTTTTAGTGGAAGCATTAATACAGAAGCTTTCAGATGAATGAAACTTACCCGGTCTACCATGCGAAGAAACTTTCTTAAAAAAATGCTCCTGGAATCAAAAAGAGAATTCAGTTGAACATAGCCGGTATAGGAGTCATTTATCATATCTCCCGGAATTATTTTTTGCTCAGAACCAATGTAGCTGCCATGAAATTCTTCCGGAAAAGTCATCTTTAAAGCCTGAAGCCAGAAATACCAGATAGTAGTATCTATTTTAGATTTTGCTGTATTAGAATGAAATATATTAATATATTGAGTAAAATCGTATTGCTTCGGACTCATACCCCAGCGATAATCTAAAAGATAGGTGTCCAGGGCAAATTCTACCCTGAGATGATTGTACTGTGCGAGAGTTCTTACCTTTACATCATCGTTGTAGTAATCACCTGAAATGAAGAAAATATAGGGATGAGTTACCACATCTACTGCACAGTGGCAGATATAGCCCAGAGTAAAGGCAAGCATTCTATCTCTATAAAGTCCTTCTTCCGTTTTCTGAATCAGGTCTAAAAAGGAGAGTATAAGCTCCACAACTTTTGTGTGGTGATGAAGGTCCCCCCAGATCTGAGCTTTTTTGGATTTATCAGGATTCAGAACATGGTAGTAGTAAAAAATATCCGGAGCGATAGTTCCTGTATTCGCATAACGGAAGCATTCTTCGGACTTTAGTAACTTTGCGATCTGCTTATTCTCTTCACTTCCGTGTTCCAAATGCCTGATTACCTGGGTCAGGATTTCAAGATGTGTAATTTTTCCGGCCATCTCAATCCACAGGTTGGTTAGCGGGGGATATTATGGCAAGTGAAAATCTTGAACTTTTCTTTCGCATTGTATTACTTTTGTAAGCCCTTATTTTTTCGGGAAGTAAGCGAACCATCAATGGTTCGCTTAGGTTCAATTTCCTAAGAATACTTACTTTTCTATGCTGATTAATTCTACATCAAATATGAGTGTGGAATTGGGACCGATTTTTCCCGGGCCTCTTTCTCCGTAAGCTATATGAGAAGGAATGAAGAATTTGTATTTACTACCGACTGTCATTAACTGTAACCCTTCTGTCCAACCTGGAATAACTCCATTTAAGGGAAACACTGCCGGTTGTCCTCTTTTGTAAGAGCTATCGAATTCACTTCCATCGATAAGGGTGCCTACATAATGAACTTTTACGGTATTAGTTGCTGTAGGTTTGGCACCACTGCCTTCTTTAATTACTTTATACTGCAAACCGGAAGGAGTTACTTTCACACCTTCTTTGCCTTTATTTTCAGTTAAAAACTTTTCTCCTGCAGCTTTATTTACTTTTCCCTTTTCTGTCATGGCGGACTGCATATAATTTTGTTTGATCTGCTGGGCATCCGAAGGGTTAAAAATCTTTTTTTCTTCTTTTAACATACCATCGGAAAGGCCACTTTTTATGGCTTCGATATCGACCTCAATACCCATGTTTTTTACATAATTTCCGATTTCGGTTCCTAAAAGATAACTGAATTTTTCCTTATCCCCCCCTTTGAAATCAGCAGCTGAAGAGTAGGTTTTCGCTTTACAGGATGTAACCAGCACAGTGAGAGCCGTTACAAATAAAATCACACTTCTCATTAAAAATTCTCCTTTCTGCCAGTAAAAAAGGACGGTATGGCAAATCAAGCCAAGCATAACTTCTGAATGAATTTATTCAAAAGTATTCATGATTTCATCCTGAAAGCCACGTGAAGAGGAAGTTTCCAGGTCATCCTCATAGGTCTTTCTGGACTTGCGACTTGCTTTATTACTTCTTTCTTTTTTTTGACCGGGCTTGCTGTTTTTTTCTTCGTTGAGTCCTCTTGAAGCTGCGGTTTCGTGAGATTCTTTCAGGCTATCTCGATTTGACTTAGGCATTGAAGAGCCGCAATCCGAACTCAATTCCACAAACTTCATTGCAACAAAGCCCTTTATACCTTTAAAAGTGGCTTTATAGTATTTTCCATCTTTTTCGATAAGCTTGAGGACTGAACCTTTTTTTAAAGTAAGGAACTTCTTCTTATTCTCAAGTTTTAAAAATTCTGTATTTTTTTTAAGTTTCAAACAGGAATTGGATTCTGATTCTTCAGCCAAAAGGGAAACTAACAGAAACAAAAAGAAAACTAAAAATGCAATCTTCATATACTACCTCTTATTTTTAATAATTAGAGTCCATAAGTTCCAATATTTTCTAATTATTTTTCTAGGTCTGTCAAGTTTTAAAATTGATTTATGGTTTTTTATGCGGGCTTTGCAGATATTTTTGTGTCGTCTTTTATTCTGCTAAAGAATAGACTCTAATGAATAGTTTCTTATAGATTACAGAATAGATATGGTCAATATTAATGTTGTATTAGAGATTTAATCTCTCTTTCCTTTTTTATAGGAATAATTTCTTTACATAATAAGAATATTCGATTTTAATGATTTCCATTATGAAGATACTCAGCAGTTTTATTGTAAGCTTTTTTTTGGTTATTGCTCTCCAGGCTTCAGACACAGATCCTCTTTTCTATGCAATTGAAAAAAAGGATCTAACAAAGGTTAAACAGTTAATACGATCCGGAAAAGTCAATCTGAATTCGATTAAGGTGGATGGGGAATATTCAGCGCCTCTTGCCTGGGCCTGTGCAGATGGTGCTTTTGAAATAGCCTATTTTCTTCTGGATGAAGGAGCCGATCCGAATGGTTCGACCACCTATGAGACTGCCCTACAATGGCTAGCCTCTCAATTAGATAAGGGTTATTCAGAAGATGAGACTGTAAAGTTAGCTGAATATATGCTCAAAAAAGGTGCAAAAGTAGATAAGGTTCCGGGACCCGAAAATAACGGAACTCCCTTAATGGCAGCAGCTGATAATAACTCCAGAAGATTGGTTGACCTTTTTTTAAAATACGGAGCTGATAGGAATATTAAAGATAATGAAGGTAAAACCGCAGCCGATCACGCAGAAAGAGCGGGCCACATTGAACTCGCAAACTATTTGCGGGGTAAAACAAATGAAGAATACCATAGTAGCCTCCACTATATGGCTAAAGAAAATAAACTTTCGGATATGAAAGAACTGCTACAAAAAACACCAAAGAGCCAAAGAAAGAATTTAATTAATGAACAAGAAGCACAATCGAAGAATACTCCTCTTCATTATGCTGCCATGCACGGTAATTTAGAAATTGCTAAATTACTTGTAAAGTATGGTGCTGATATCAACATAAAAGGCCTGGCTTCTTTTACCCCTCTGCATACAGCTTCAGCTTATGAAAAAGAAAATGTAGCCAGTTTTCTTGTAAAAAAAGGTGCTAACATCAATGTAGTACAAACGGAAGGTTGTGCAACGGGTTATACATCTATGAGCTGGGCCATTACCCATGGCATGAAAGATTTAGTTAGTCTTATGCTAAAACATAAAGGGAACCCCTTTGCCGCAGATGAGCATCCCCTCATAACCGGAAGGCAGGACTTAGAAACTGTCAAAGTATTGGTAGAGGAAGGAAATGTCATACCGGATGCTGAAGTTTTAAATTGGTATAAAGGGCAGGTCAATGATAAATACGATCCGGAAGATGAATGGTTTCATGAAAATATTAAAGAAATATACGCTTATTTAAAGAAGAAATCGTCTACATCCGGAAATAAAAAACATACCGGACTCTTCTTTGGCGGAAAAAATAATAAATCGAAACTTAAGATTCTGCAAAATGCAAACAAAGCCAAAGGGGATTTCGAACCGGTTGATATACGAAAAATTAGAAAAAAGTAATATATCTGCATCTCGTAGTCCAATAAGACTACGGGATAAATCCTTTCCCTATATAAAAGGATTTATAATGTCTAAACCCTCTTCTTCAAGCTTACTATTTCTTTCCATACAATCGGAATAAAATATTTCACATTCAGAATGAATAGCCGAAGCGATTGCAATACTATCCCAGAATTTAAATCCATATGAACTTCTAAGTTCAGAAGCTTTCAAAAGAATTGTCTTACTAAAATTTATCACTATATACCTATTAAAAAAGCCATTGATAAAATCCGGAATTTTATCTTCTCTCAGAATCTGAGATCCTATGAGTTGTACAGAAATCTCATTGACAGTTTGTGAAGTGAGATAGATTTCATTTTCTGGATTTTCAATTATGGCCTTACTTTTCTCCTGTTTATCTTCCTGCTTCAGGTTTAAGATTGAGTATATCCAGAGATTTGTATCAACGAATATTTTGCATGTGTCCATAAATCTCCTCCCTTTTCCAGATTTTAAAACCACCTGCCGGTATCGGTGAATTTAGCAATTCTTTCAAATAATTAGACGAATTCCTATTATGCTTTTCTTTAAAAACAAGCTCAATATGTACATCAATTTCTTTTCCAATAAATTCATCAGGTAAATCGATTATAAGCTTTGAATCCTGAACACGCATCCTTCTTTTAAAATCATTCATAAGAAACTCCTAAATTTCATAATAGAGGCCATGTAAAGACAGGCTGTTTCGATTCTTAGGATAGGGGTTCCGAGAGAAAATGATAAAAATCCTTTCGAGAGTAATTGATTTATTTCCTTATCCCTCAATCCTCCTTCCGGACCGATTACAACCGGAAGTTCGGAAGGAAAACTCAAATCAAGTTGTTTTTCACTGTACGGATGCAAAATCATACCTCCTTTTGGATTTTCTTCTATAAACTTATCAAGGCTTTTATAATGTTTTACTCGGGGAAGGCTGTGTCTCCTTGATTGAGAGGCAGCTTCCCGAATAATTTTTTCTACTCTTTCAGGGTTCAAATCTTTACGTTCGGATTGTTGAAAATTTATAAAGTTAAAATCCGTTACTCCTATTTCGGTTCCCTTTTGGATGAGAAATTCAAACCTTGAGGATTTCGGGATAGCGGTTGCCAGAGAAATATACTTCTCTTCTATAGTTACATATTCCTCCCTCTGCAAAAAACCCTTTGTTTGGCCGGCAGGAATTCTGTAAATATGAGAATTACCCTTACCATCTCGTACTTCGATTAATTTATCCACCGAATACATTCTGAGACTTTTCAAGTGTTGTATTTGTTCTTCTTTTAGTTGGATTTCCTTAATCTTATCTAAATCCATAAAAAAAAGAGGAAGCTTATCTTCCCAAAGATCAGCCATATCATTACTATAAGCTTTCTGCATTTTCTAACTTTTCAGTTTAATCACTTCCCATTCGTTAGTTGAAGGTAAGCCCTGTCCGCCTAATTCAATTTGCCAGGAATCCAAAACTCCTTCCTCTCTCAGATGTTTTGCCGGTCGCAATGCGATAGCCTGCCCATTTTGTTTATACAAAGAACGTCTTCCAAAAAACCTACCTCCCAATTCATTTTCATGAACTATCTTCTCTTTTTCTCCTTTCATTTCAAAAGCCAGCATACAATTCTCTACAAGACTTTTTAATTCATCATAGTCAGCAGAAATTCCATGATCCGGACCATCCAAGTTTTTATCGAGAGTAAAATGTTTTTCGATAATGCAGGCATTGTAAGATACAGCTATTGCAGCCCCCAAAAAGCCGGCGGAATGGTCTGAAAAACCGATTGGGAAATCATATATATCTTCATATAACTTAATGGTTTTCAGGTTTAGATTTTTTGGAGGAGTAGGATAAAGAGATACACAATGAAAAAGTGCCAATTCCTGCTGATTAAGACTTTTTAAATATTCTACTGCTCTTGTTACTTCATAAAAGTCAGCGGCACCTGTAGATAAAAATATGGCCAAACCTGTTTGATTGCATTTTTCTAATAAGGCTTTATTGGTAATATCTCCTGAAGCTATCTTTAAAATAGGAACATCTAAATCACTTAATAGGTCTACCGAAGAAAGACATAGCGGGGTAGAGAAAAAAACAAGTCCTTCTTCTTCAGCAGCTTTTTGAAATTCTCTATGGAATTTCTCAGATAATTCGTAAGTTTTAAAAATATCGTATAAAAATTTTGCTTCCGGGTTCGTTTTATCGATAAATTCATCTGTTATATAAGATTGAAATTTAACCGCATCAGCACCGGCTTCTTTAGCTTTTTGTATAGTACGTTTACCTACTTCCAAATCATTATTATGATTGAGTCCAATTTCAGCTACGATGAAAGGTTTATGGTTCTTACCGATCTTTCTTGAATGTACCTTTATTTCTTTGTGTAACATAGTCTCCTACTGTATCATGTTCCTCAAATTTTCTTCTTTTTCTTCTAAGGTTTTAAATTTTGTATTCTGTTGGTGTCTTGAACGGCGATGTGTTTTACCCTTTACCTGTTCTTTAATACGAGAAAGCTCTTTTTCTATTTTCTTTTCTTCTTCTTTTCGTTTTTGTTCGTCGTATTCCTGTTCTTTATGCTCTTTTATGGTTTTATCTCCATCACCCTTTTTATCATCTTTGTTATCTTTTCCTTCTTTATTATCTTTTCCTTCTTTATTATCTTTTCCTTCTTTGTTATCTT
Encoded here:
- a CDS encoding N-acetylneuraminate synthase family protein, giving the protein MLHKEIKVHSRKIGKNHKPFIVAEIGLNHNNDLEVGKRTIQKAKEAGADAVKFQSYITDEFIDKTNPEAKFLYDIFKTYELSEKFHREFQKAAEEEGLVFFSTPLCLSSVDLLSDLDVPILKIASGDITNKALLEKCNQTGLAIFLSTGAADFYEVTRAVEYLKSLNQQELALFHCVSLYPTPPKNLNLKTIKLYEDIYDFPIGFSDHSAGFLGAAIAVSYNACIIEKHFTLDKNLDGPDHGISADYDELKSLVENCMLAFEMKGEKEKIVHENELGGRFFGRRSLYKQNGQAIALRPAKHLREEGVLDSWQIELGGQGLPSTNEWEVIKLKS
- a CDS encoding 16S rRNA (uracil(1498)-N(3))-methyltransferase, with translation MADLWEDKLPLFFMDLDKIKEIQLKEEQIQHLKSLRMYSVDKLIEVRDGKGNSHIYRIPAGQTKGFLQREEYVTIEEKYISLATAIPKSSRFEFLIQKGTEIGVTDFNFINFQQSERKDLNPERVEKIIREAASQSRRHSLPRVKHYKSLDKFIEENPKGGMILHPYSEKQLDLSFPSELPVVIGPEGGLRDKEINQLLSKGFLSFSLGTPILRIETACLYMASIMKFRSFL
- a CDS encoding PIN domain-containing protein, with the protein product MDTCKIFVDTNLWIYSILNLKQEDKQEKSKAIIENPENEIYLTSQTVNEISVQLIGSQILREDKIPDFINGFFNRYIVINFSKTILLKASELRSSYGFKFWDSIAIASAIHSECEIFYSDCMERNSKLEEEGLDIINPFI